In Bradyrhizobium sp. 170, the DNA window TCATGGCACGCAGACGAATATCGAGGAACTCAACGGCACGGGCCACCACGTCTGCAAATGGTGCTTCGTGCCGGATGGCGACCTCGTCGCAGGCGATGTCATGCTGGCGCAGAAGATCGCCCTTGAAACCAACGAGCGCGGCGCGCTCGCCGTAGCCCATCGCTCGTTCGTTTCGTCGGGGCCGCGCAGGTTCTGACCGGGTGACGCCAACGCCCCTTCACCCGGGGCGGCCGGCAGCCCGTGTCAATTGGGCTTTTGCTGCAGGATCTTGCCTTCGATCTTCGGCAGCTCGGCCGTGGACGTGGATTTATCTGTGCCGGCGCGGCGGGCCAGTTCGACCGTCAGCCGTTCGGCCGCTTCCGGCTGCATCAGCCCCAGAATGTCCGACATCTTGCGCGGCGCGATCTGGGAAGCGATTTCGTAGAGCACGGACATTTCCAGCCGGTCGAACACCTTGGCGGCGTCCTTCGGCTTCATGTTCTCATACATCGTGATGATGCCCTTGAAGCGGGCGGCGTCCTGCTCCGCCTTTTGCCCCGTCGCGGTCGAGATCTTTGCCTCGGTCGCCTTCATTTCCTCGACGCGGCCCTCGATGCGCTTTTCGGCGGATTTCAAAAGGCTTTCGCGAATTTCGATTTCACGCGCGCGCTGCTCCAGTTCCTGGCGCCGCGCCTGCAGCCGTTCCAGGATGGCGCGCTCCGACGGCGACACCGATTGCGGGTTCTGGTCGGGAAACACCACGACGCCGTCGGGCTTCGGCGCGTCGCTGGCGGGAGCGGCCGGCTTCGGCGCCTCTTCCTTTTTCTCTTCCTTCTTGACCGAACCGGTGATGTCGTCGGGATCGGCTTTGGCGCCGCGCGGATAACCCAGATTGTCCTGCGCCCACGAACGCTTGGCCGGCTGGCTGACCTGATAGTCGAACACGTATCCGCCATCGATCACGAGGCCCGCGACCTTCAGCACTGCAAGGCCGAAGATCGCGACCAGCACGACCGGAATGACGCGGATGTCGCGAAACGACTTCATGCGGCGAGGCCACTGGCCCTTCGGCGTTCGGAGAACGCTTCAGCCGCCGCGGCAACCGCCTTGGCGGAAGAGACCTTGGGCGCTGCGGGTTCGGCTTCCTGCGAGGGCCGGGCCGCGATCGCGATCTTGGACAGCCGGCGAATGACGCCGTCGCCTTCGGCGAGCATGTTCTTCAGATGTCCCGCCATCTGCGTCGCCGCCGCAAGTTGGCTGCCGAGATTTTCATTGACGTCACGCACGGTGTGCTTGAGGCCGCCGATCGCCCGCTCGGCGATTTCGGTCGCGGTGATCAGTTCCGCGATCGTGGCTTTCAGCGAATGCTCGTCCGCCTTGAGCCGCTTCAGCCGCTTGTTGAGCAGCATGCAGTAGCCGATCGTGAGCATCAGCAGCACCGCGACCAGACTCTCGATTACAATGCCAAGGGAATGACTCATTGTGCCTCCATCAACTTGGTTTGCTCGTCGGCCTTCTCGAACATCGCGAAGGTGGTATTGGGTTTGCGCAACTGCTTGGTGACGCGGATGGCGACGCGGTCGCCGACCCGGCCCATGCGCCCTTCGGTCAAAAGGACGTTGCCGCAGCGGACCTGCACCAGCGCTTCGGGGCGCATTTCCAGCGGCAAGGTGTCGCCGACCTTCAGCTTCATCAACTGCTTGAGCGGAATGTCGGCTTCATACAGCACGGCATCGACCGATATCTCGGCCTGCGCCACTTCGGTCGCGAAATGCCCTTCCCAGATCGGATCGCGGCCGAACTTTTCGCCCATGAACATCTGGAGCAGAACCGGGCGGATCGGCTCGATGGTGGCGTAAGGCAGCAGCAATTCGATATTGCCGCCGCGGTCTTCCATGTCGATGCGCAGCCGCACCAGGATCGCGGCGTTGGCGGGCCTCGAGATCGCGGCGAAGCGCGGATTGGTTTCCAGCCGGTCGATCGAGAACGTCACCGGCGACAGCGGCCGGAACGCCTGCTCGGCGTCGGCCAGCACGACCTCGACCAGCCGCTTGACCAGGTTGGTTTCGATCGTGGTGTAGGGCCGGCCCTCGATGCGCAGCGAGGTCTGGCCGCGGCGGCCGCCGAGCAGCACGTCGATGATCGAATAGATCAGGCTGGAATCGACCGTCGCGAGCCCGAAATTTTCCCACTCCTCGGCCTTGAACACGCTGAGCACGGCCGGCAAGGGAATTGAATTCATGTAGTCGCCGAAGCGAACCGAGGTGATGCGGTCGAGCGAGACTTCGACGTTGTCAGAGGTGAAGTTGCGCAGGCTCGTGGTCATCAGCCGCACCAGGCGGTCGAACACGATTTCGAGCATCGGCAGACGCTCGTAGGACACCATCGCGGAATCGATGATGGCGCGAATGCCGGAATGGTCGTCGAGATTGACGTCGCCGACGGTGAAACCGAGCAGATTGTCGATTTCTTCCTGCGACAGAACCCGTTCGCCGGAATTCTTGTTGCCGAACTCGCGGCCGCCATCCTCGACCATGGCCGCCCACTGCAGCGCCATGCTCTCGGAAAGTTCATTGGCGGCAGCTTCTTCCGCGGCCGCCGCGGGATCCTCGGAATCCAGGGAGGCTTCCCATTGCGCGGCAATGGCGTCCTGGTCCATCTGGTCTTGGTTGCCGGCCATGATGCTAGATCCGTTCCATCACTGCACGACGATTTCCTTGAACAACACGGCGCTCACCTGCTGCGGCGCCACCGCGTTGTTGACCCGCTTGGTCAGTTCTTCCTTGAGGCGAAACAGCCCGGCCGAACCGTTGATATCGGAGGGACGCAGTTCGCGCAGGTAGGTCTGGAACAGGTCAGTGACGCGCGGCAGGTTCGGCTTGATCGCCTCGACATGCTTCTCATCCTTGATCTCGAGCACGACCTTGACGCGGAGATATTGCACCCGCTCGCCGGGGGCCCCGACCAGGTTGACCATCATGTCGGGCACTTCGACAAAGGACGGCGGCTTCGGCGGCGGCGCTTCGGCGTGCTTCTCCTCGCCATGGCCGCGCATCAGGAAGAACCAGCCGGCGCCGGCGCCGAGGATGGCGACGAACCCGGCAACGGCAATGATCAGCTTGAGCTTGCCCTTTTTCGACGGTGAGGCATCTGCGCCGTCTGCGCCTTCCGCCTGCTCGTTGTCAGCCATTGCCCCGCCCGCTTCGATTCCGAAAACGAACGCGGTTGCCACCAGCCTGGGTAACGAAGCCCCCACAACGCGAAACAAAAGCCGCCAGCGCACACGCGCTCTATACGTGCAACGCTAGGGTAATAATGGTTAACGGAACCTTTCCATTGGCGCCCAAGTAGGAAAAATCTGCCGGGCAAACATGGTCAACAAGACCTTTCTGCCGCCCGCCCCGCGCCCCGAAAAACACCCAACCCCTTTAAAAATAAGCATTTCCCGACTTGGCACGGCTTTCGCTGAGTAACTGGCGTGACCTGCCGGCTTGGGAGAGCCCAAAGGTTTACGACGGATCCGGACCGCGAGCTTGGGAGAGCCTGCCTCGGATCGATCAAGGGGAGAACCACCGATGGAGAATATGCTTCTCGTCGGACTTTCGCGGCAGATGACGCTGGAACGGCAATTGGATGTCGTCGCCAACAACGTCGCCAACATCAACACGACCGGCTTCAAGGCCGACCGGTCGCTGTTCGAGGAATATCTGCGCTCGCCGGCGCATGAAGACAATTTCGTGCGCGCCGACCGCCGCGTCTCCTTCGTGCACGACCGCGCCACCTTCCACGATTTCGCAGCCGGCCCCTCCGAGCAGACCAAGAACCCGCTCGACGTCGCCATCGACGGCAACGCCTTCCTGGTGGTGCAGACGGCCGCCGGCGAGCGCTACACCCGCGACGGCGGCCTGCAGATCAACAATCAGGGCCAGCTCGTGACCGCGAGCGGCGATCCGGTGCTGGGTACCTCCGGCCCGATCGTGTTCCAGCCGACCGACAAGGCGATCAACATCGCAGCCGACGGCAATATCACGGTCATCGAGGGCACCGGCCGCACCGACTCGGTCCGCGGCAAGCTGCGGCTGGTCAATTTTGCCGACGCGCAGAAGCTCGTGAAGGAAGGCGGCAACCTCTACTCGGCGGGCCAGGGCGTCGCCGCCCAGCCCGACACCACCTCGCGGGTCCACCAGGGCTTCATCGAGAAGTCGAACGTCAATTCCGTCCACGAAATGAGCCGCATGATCGAGATCACGCGCACCTACACGCAGATCTCGGCGATGCTGCAGCAGCAGCACGACCTGCACCGAACCGCAGTCGAGAAACTCGCCGACGTTCCGGCATAACGCTTAAGGAATAGATCGATGCGCGCCCTCTACACAGCAGCGACCGGCATGGCGGCACAGGAACTCAACGTTCAGGTGATCTCCAACAACATCGCCAACATGCGCACCACCGGCTACAAGAAGCAGCGGGCGGCGTTTCAGGACCTGATCTACGATCACGTGCGCCGCGTCGGCGCGCAGGCCTCCGACCAGGGCACCATCCTGCCCGTCGGCGTCGACATCGGCGGCGGCGTCAAGACCGTCGGCACACCGCGCCTGATGAGCCAGGGCACGCTGTCGCCGACCGGCAACGACCTCGACGTCGCGATCCGCGGCGAAGGCTTCTTCAAGATCCAGGTGCCCGACGGCACCTATGCCTATACCCGCGACGGCTCGTTCATGATGGACGCGCAGGGCCGCGTCGTCACCGCGCAGGGCAATCCGGTGCAGCCGACGATCACGATCCCGCAAAACTCCTCGCAGATCACCATCAACGCGCAGGGCCAGGTCACCGTGGTTGTGCCCGGCTCGACCACGCCGACCCAGGTCGGCCAGATCGGCCTGACGCGCTTCATCAACAAGGCCGGCCTCAACCCGATCGGCGACAATCTGTTCACGGATACGCCGGCCTCCGGCACGCCGCAGGACGGCGTCGCCAACACCGACGGTTTTGGCGACATGCAGCAGGGCAATCTCGAACAGGCCAATGTCGAAGTGGTGACCGAAATCTCCGACCTGATCGCCGCCCAGCGCGCCTATGAGATGAACGCCAAGATCGTCAGCGCGGCCGACCAGATGCTGCAATCCACCTCCAACATGTTCCGCTAAAGGACTGGTCATGATCGCCCGCGCCCTCCTCCTGGCCACAGCCCTGATCGCCGCATCGAGCGCGGCAGCGGTCGCGCAGACCCGGGAAACCTTCGCGAACCGCACCGTGATCGCCGCGCCCGTGCTGCGCGCCAACGTGCAGGTGTCGGGCGATCTGGTGCGGATCGGCGACGTCATCGACAATGCCGGCAGCGCCGCGCAGATCGCGATCTACCGCGCGCCGGATCTGGGCACCACGGGCTCGCTGCCGGTCGCGCAGGTGCTCAACACCCTTCGCGCCCATCAAGTGATCGGCGTCGACACCCGCGACCTGAAGGAAATCTCGGTGACGCGTCTGGCCCGCTCGCTCGAGGGCAAGGACATCGAGCTGCAGATCGCCCGCGCGCTGGAGCGCCGCAACGGCCTCGGCGACGCCGCCAACCTGTCGCTGACCTTCGACCGCGACCCCAGCGACGTCAGGCTGGACGCCGGCTTCACCGGCGCCATGCAGGCAGCCATCGTGCGCTACGACAACCGCAACGGCCGCTTCGACGTCACCTTTGAAATCGGCAACGAGAACGGCGCCGCCGCGGCCAAGCTGCGTTTCACCGGCACGGCGATCGAGACCGTCGAAGCCACGGTGCTGGCACGCAATGTCGAGCGCAATGAGATCTTGAAATCATCCGACGTGGTGGTCGAGCGCCGCCCGAAAGCGGAAGTCGGCGCTGATCCCGCCGCGCGCGACCGCACGGTGGGCATGCAGGCCCGCCGCCAGCTCCGCGCCGGCCACGCGATCCGCACCGCCGATCTCGTCAAACCCGATCTGGTACAGCGCGACCAGAACGTCGTGTTGGTCTACGAGGCGCCCGGAATCTACCTCACCATGCGCGGCAAGGCGCTGGACAACGGCACCGAAGGCGACGTCGTCAATGTCATGAACGTACAGTCGAAGCGCACGCTGTCCGGCACCGTGATCGGCCGCGGCCAAGTCTCGATTAGTCCCGTCTCGATCACGCCGGCGGCGTCCCGCCTGCCGCAGACCAGCGATGTGACACAACCCGCGCCCGTTGCCGTAGCTATCGTCAGTTCGCCAGTCGCTCCAAAAGCCGAGTAATGTAAATGTCAGTCATCCGTCTCAACCGCATCATTCTCACTGGCGCCATGCTGTCGCTGGCCGCCTTGGCCAGCGGTTGCTCCTCGATCGACCGTCTCTCCCAGATCGGCGAAAAGCCGAAGCTGACGGAGATCGAAAACCCGACCACACAGCCCGGCTACAAGCCGGTGCAGATGCCGATGCCAAAGCCGGAGCAGGCCTCCTACAATGCAAACTCGCTGTGGCGGAACGGTTCACGCGCCTTCTTCAAGGATCAGCGCGCCGCACGCATCGGCGATATCCTGACGGTCACCGTCAATATCACCGACAAGGCCAACATCGCCAACGAGACCCAGCGCAGTCGCACGAGCAAGGAAGATTCGGGAATCACCGATTTCATTGGTGCCCAGACGATCACGCAACCGACCAAGATCCTGCCCGGCCGCATCCTGACCACGGACTCCACCTCTTCCAGCGACGGCAAGGGTTCGGTCAACCGCCAGGAAGCGCTGCAGACCAACGTCGCGGCCGTGGTGACGCAGGTGCTGCCGAACGGCAATCTCGTGGTCGAGGGCAAGCAGGAAATCCGGGTCAATTTCGAGATCCGCGAATTGATCGTCGCCGGCATCGTCCGCCCCGAAGACATCCAGAGCGACAACACGATCGAATCAAGCAAGATTGCGCAGGCCCGCATCGCCTATGGCGGCCGCGGCCAGATCACCGACGTGCAGCAACCCCGTTACGGCCAACAGGTGATGGACGTGCTGCTGCCGTTCTAAGTCTTATTCAGAGCTCCCACACTCCATTGCGAACCTAGGCGCGATGAAGTGTATCAACGCGGCCTCCGTCAGCTCCCCTGACGGAGGCCGTGGTCGTTTACGCTGGGATCATCGTCTTGAGCTTGCGGCGGCACGGGCGCGTGTTGTTCCTTACGGCCGCTAACGCATTGGAACCGAAGCTTCCGCCCTGCGTTCCTGACAGCACCGAACGACAGGGAGCCGACCATGAGCCGCGGAATGCCATCGATGACTGCCCTTCTCGGGCTACTCGCCATTGCCGGATATCAGAACCGCGACAAACTGGCAGAACTTCTCAAGGGCGCTGGCGGCGGCCAGCCGAATGCAGGCGCCGGCGAGCAGCCCCCGGGCGGCTTGCTGGGCAACCTGAGCGGGATGTTGGGCGGCGCCGGGGTTGGCGGCCTCCTCAGCGGCGGGATCGGCGAACTGCTCGACAGGTTCCAGCAAAACGGCCAGGGCGACAAGGCTGATTCCTGGATCAATCAGGGGCCCAACAAGGATGTCTCGCCGCCGGAATTGAAGCAGGCGATCGGCTCCGACGTTCTGGCACAACTCGAACAGCAGACCGGACTGTCGCAGGAGGAAATCCTGACGAGATTGTCGCGCGAGCTTCCGGCAGCCGTCGACAAATACACGCCGGACGGCCGTTTGCCCACAGCATGAATCGATGGACGTGACGTCGGAGCAATCAGGAACGGAGCATCGAGATGGGTATACTTTGGACGGTCATCATTGGTTTCATTGCCGGCGTGGTTGCCAAGTTCATTATGCCTGGAGACAACGAGCCCTCAGGCTTCATTCTCACCACCATACTGGGCATCGTCGGCGCCTTCGTGGCGACTTATCTCGGCCAGGCGCTCGGATGGTACAGGCCCGGAGAAGGCGCGGGCCTGATCGG includes these proteins:
- a CDS encoding flagellar protein FlbB — encoded protein: MKSFRDIRVIPVVLVAIFGLAVLKVAGLVIDGGYVFDYQVSQPAKRSWAQDNLGYPRGAKADPDDITGSVKKEEKKEEAPKPAAPASDAPKPDGVVVFPDQNPQSVSPSERAILERLQARRQELEQRAREIEIRESLLKSAEKRIEGRVEEMKATEAKISTATGQKAEQDAARFKGIITMYENMKPKDAAKVFDRLEMSVLYEIASQIAPRKMSDILGLMQPEAAERLTVELARRAGTDKSTSTAELPKIEGKILQQKPN
- a CDS encoding DUF6468 domain-containing protein — its product is MSHSLGIVIESLVAVLLMLTIGYCMLLNKRLKRLKADEHSLKATIAELITATEIAERAIGGLKHTVRDVNENLGSQLAAATQMAGHLKNMLAEGDGVIRRLSKIAIAARPSQEAEPAAPKVSSAKAVAAAAEAFSERRRASGLAA
- the fliM gene encoding flagellar motor switch protein FliM, coding for MAGNQDQMDQDAIAAQWEASLDSEDPAAAAEEAAANELSESMALQWAAMVEDGGREFGNKNSGERVLSQEEIDNLLGFTVGDVNLDDHSGIRAIIDSAMVSYERLPMLEIVFDRLVRLMTTSLRNFTSDNVEVSLDRITSVRFGDYMNSIPLPAVLSVFKAEEWENFGLATVDSSLIYSIIDVLLGGRRGQTSLRIEGRPYTTIETNLVKRLVEVVLADAEQAFRPLSPVTFSIDRLETNPRFAAISRPANAAILVRLRIDMEDRGGNIELLLPYATIEPIRPVLLQMFMGEKFGRDPIWEGHFATEVAQAEISVDAVLYEADIPLKQLMKLKVGDTLPLEMRPEALVQVRCGNVLLTEGRMGRVGDRVAIRVTKQLRKPNTTFAMFEKADEQTKLMEAQ
- the fliL gene encoding flagellar basal body-associated protein FliL, with amino-acid sequence MADNEQAEGADGADASPSKKGKLKLIIAVAGFVAILGAGAGWFFLMRGHGEEKHAEAPPPKPPSFVEVPDMMVNLVGAPGERVQYLRVKVVLEIKDEKHVEAIKPNLPRVTDLFQTYLRELRPSDINGSAGLFRLKEELTKRVNNAVAPQQVSAVLFKEIVVQ
- the flgF gene encoding flagellar basal-body rod protein FlgF, encoding MENMLLVGLSRQMTLERQLDVVANNVANINTTGFKADRSLFEEYLRSPAHEDNFVRADRRVSFVHDRATFHDFAAGPSEQTKNPLDVAIDGNAFLVVQTAAGERYTRDGGLQINNQGQLVTASGDPVLGTSGPIVFQPTDKAINIAADGNITVIEGTGRTDSVRGKLRLVNFADAQKLVKEGGNLYSAGQGVAAQPDTTSRVHQGFIEKSNVNSVHEMSRMIEITRTYTQISAMLQQQHDLHRTAVEKLADVPA
- the flgG gene encoding flagellar basal-body rod protein FlgG, with the protein product MRALYTAATGMAAQELNVQVISNNIANMRTTGYKKQRAAFQDLIYDHVRRVGAQASDQGTILPVGVDIGGGVKTVGTPRLMSQGTLSPTGNDLDVAIRGEGFFKIQVPDGTYAYTRDGSFMMDAQGRVVTAQGNPVQPTITIPQNSSQITINAQGQVTVVVPGSTTPTQVGQIGLTRFINKAGLNPIGDNLFTDTPASGTPQDGVANTDGFGDMQQGNLEQANVEVVTEISDLIAAQRAYEMNAKIVSAADQMLQSTSNMFR
- the flgA gene encoding flagellar basal body P-ring formation chaperone FlgA, which codes for MIARALLLATALIAASSAAAVAQTRETFANRTVIAAPVLRANVQVSGDLVRIGDVIDNAGSAAQIAIYRAPDLGTTGSLPVAQVLNTLRAHQVIGVDTRDLKEISVTRLARSLEGKDIELQIARALERRNGLGDAANLSLTFDRDPSDVRLDAGFTGAMQAAIVRYDNRNGRFDVTFEIGNENGAAAAKLRFTGTAIETVEATVLARNVERNEILKSSDVVVERRPKAEVGADPAARDRTVGMQARRQLRAGHAIRTADLVKPDLVQRDQNVVLVYEAPGIYLTMRGKALDNGTEGDVVNVMNVQSKRTLSGTVIGRGQVSISPVSITPAASRLPQTSDVTQPAPVAVAIVSSPVAPKAE
- the flgH gene encoding flagellar basal body L-ring protein FlgH, encoding MSVIRLNRIILTGAMLSLAALASGCSSIDRLSQIGEKPKLTEIENPTTQPGYKPVQMPMPKPEQASYNANSLWRNGSRAFFKDQRAARIGDILTVTVNITDKANIANETQRSRTSKEDSGITDFIGAQTITQPTKILPGRILTTDSTSSSDGKGSVNRQEALQTNVAAVVTQVLPNGNLVVEGKQEIRVNFEIRELIVAGIVRPEDIQSDNTIESSKIAQARIAYGGRGQITDVQQPRYGQQVMDVLLPF
- a CDS encoding YidB family protein translates to MSRGMPSMTALLGLLAIAGYQNRDKLAELLKGAGGGQPNAGAGEQPPGGLLGNLSGMLGGAGVGGLLSGGIGELLDRFQQNGQGDKADSWINQGPNKDVSPPELKQAIGSDVLAQLEQQTGLSQEEILTRLSRELPAAVDKYTPDGRLPTA
- a CDS encoding GlsB/YeaQ/YmgE family stress response membrane protein — its product is MGILWTVIIGFIAGVVAKFIMPGDNEPSGFILTTILGIVGAFVATYLGQALGWYRPGEGAGLIGAVVGAIIVLFVYGLFAGRQRRSI